Proteins encoded within one genomic window of Mesobacillus subterraneus:
- a CDS encoding DUF5381 family protein: protein MNIVKYRTSTIIGRLLVCALFIFSGLALILASIYLEAPTVRKVFSVAAGILGILFFGRMAIMLIFLLFNNKKMFGYDRENITVRDKTFKLDSVKNVEEQNDIKTGYLGIRTPAFVLNIKSGESIYIPTYYVVSKKDYPIIHKTLKAIVSDRKKR, encoded by the coding sequence ATGAATATAGTAAAATATCGGACCTCAACCATTATTGGACGCTTATTGGTTTGTGCACTCTTTATCTTTTCTGGATTGGCCCTGATTCTCGCAAGCATCTATTTGGAAGCTCCTACTGTCAGAAAAGTATTTTCTGTTGCTGCAGGTATTCTCGGAATATTGTTTTTTGGCAGAATGGCAATAATGCTTATCTTCCTTTTATTCAATAATAAAAAGATGTTCGGCTACGACCGGGAAAACATCACAGTCAGGGACAAGACATTCAAGTTAGATTCCGTTAAAAATGTTGAAGAACAGAATGATATCAAAACTGGATACTTAGGAATAAGGACTCCTGCATTTGTACTGAATATAAAGAGCGGGGAATCTATTTACATACCAACTTACTATGTGGTTTCAAAGAAAGATTATCCAATAATCCACAAAACATTAAAGGCAATTGTCAGCGATCGGAAAAAGAGATAA
- a CDS encoding cell wall-binding repeat-containing protein, producing the protein MKRSLLFLVAFVLLSSSLISSPASANNGYAEKTLKFQNDEDFQYIQEQEPNDSFNEANVISLEDEVTGTMSYLNRDMYKITIPKKGGFFLYGEVLEAFTSVTGEISIVIYKEHSDGTREDLPEVRSSIDNAGGFYAEAILEPGTYILQLSDNYDTTRGEQYRFSTMMMEPGIDRIAGSDRYETAVNVAYEGWFGSGASEIVLATGTDFPDALAAAPLAYYLDAPILLTPKNSMPNSVIEAIHDLGVEKVTIIGGTGVVSRAIEDYLNDKLRVTVERIAGSTRYETAVGIAKKLPLQENSIVVSGQNYPDALSVGSYAAISGTPILLTEANKLPVATAAEAKKYKNTFVIGGTGAVSENVYNQLPDPYRISGQNRYETSANVTKYFFGAGIDSSFVTTGTNFADALAGSVLAGYYVEPIVLTTPKTLHPAAKELFVDEDVLWYTIIGGTGAVSPVVEDELWSIIYQ; encoded by the coding sequence GTGAAAAGAAGTCTTTTATTTTTAGTCGCTTTTGTTTTGTTGTCAAGCTCTTTAATCTCCAGTCCAGCATCAGCTAACAATGGTTACGCAGAAAAGACATTGAAGTTTCAAAATGATGAAGACTTCCAATATATTCAAGAACAGGAACCGAATGATTCTTTTAACGAAGCGAATGTAATCTCGCTTGAGGACGAGGTCACTGGAACGATGAGTTATTTAAATCGGGATATGTACAAGATTACCATTCCGAAAAAAGGTGGTTTTTTTCTTTACGGAGAAGTGCTGGAAGCTTTCACTAGTGTGACTGGTGAAATCAGTATTGTAATTTATAAGGAACACTCAGATGGAACCAGGGAGGACTTACCTGAGGTGCGCAGTTCTATTGATAATGCAGGTGGATTTTATGCCGAGGCTATTTTAGAACCTGGTACTTACATTTTGCAGTTATCAGACAACTACGATACAACAAGAGGCGAACAATACAGGTTCTCAACAATGATGATGGAACCTGGTATTGATAGAATTGCTGGTAGTGATAGATATGAAACTGCAGTGAATGTTGCTTATGAAGGCTGGTTTGGTAGTGGTGCCAGTGAAATTGTATTAGCGACGGGTACAGACTTCCCGGATGCATTAGCGGCAGCGCCGTTAGCCTACTATTTAGATGCACCTATTTTGCTCACACCAAAGAATTCAATGCCTAATTCTGTTATTGAAGCAATTCATGATTTAGGTGTAGAAAAGGTAACAATCATTGGCGGTACTGGAGTGGTATCCCGGGCGATTGAAGATTATCTCAACGATAAACTTAGAGTAACAGTTGAAAGGATTGCGGGAAGCACCAGGTATGAAACTGCTGTGGGGATTGCAAAAAAACTGCCACTTCAAGAAAACTCTATTGTGGTTTCAGGACAAAATTATCCTGATGCACTATCTGTTGGGTCATATGCCGCTATTAGTGGAACCCCAATCCTGTTGACTGAGGCAAATAAGCTTCCTGTTGCAACGGCAGCTGAAGCAAAGAAATATAAAAATACATTTGTTATTGGCGGGACAGGGGCAGTGTCAGAAAATGTATATAACCAATTGCCTGACCCTTATCGAATCAGTGGACAAAACCGTTACGAAACATCGGCGAATGTAACAAAATACTTCTTTGGAGCAGGAATTGATTCTTCCTTCGTTACCACAGGTACAAACTTTGCGGATGCACTAGCAGGGTCAGTCCTTGCAGGATATTATGTCGAACCAATTGTTTTAACAACTCCAAAGACCCTTCATCCAGCGGCAAAAGAGCTCTTTGTAGATGAAGAT